CCTGACCGATCTGCAGAGCCTGCTGGACCGGCAGTGGTTGCGCCGGGGCGCGATCGTGGTCGCCGACAACGTGAAGCTGCCCGGGGCGCCGAAGTACCTCGCCTACATGAACGAGCACCAGGGCAAGCTCTGGGATACCAAACATCACAAGACGCATGCCGAGTACCAGACCCTGCTGCCCGATCTGGTGCTGGAATCGGAGTACCTGGGCGACTGACCCGACCGCTAACGTGCCCGGGGGTGCGCGCCCGCCCAGACCTCGCGCAGTGTGTGCACCGTGACCATGGTGTAGATCTGCGTGGTGGTCACCGAGGCGTGGCCCAGGAGTTCCTGTACGACGCGCACGTCGGCGCCGCCGTCGAGCAGGTGGGTCGCGAACGAGTGCCGCAACGTGTGCGGGGAGACCGTCGCGGTGATGCCTGCCCGGGCGGCCGCGTCCTGCAACACCTGCCACGCGCTCTGCCGGGACAACCGGCCACCGCGGGCGTTGAGGAAGATCCCCGGGGTGCCCCGGCCGCGGCGGGCCAGGTCCGGCCGCCCCCGGACCAGGTAGGCGTCGAGTGCGCTGACGGCAGGACGCCCGATGGGCACCAACCGCTGTTTGCCGCCCTTACCGTGCAACAGCACCGAACGCGCCTGGGTGTCGATGTCGTCGAGGTCGAGCCCCACCGCCTCGGAGATGCGGGCGCCGGTGGAGTAGAGCAGTTCCAGCAGGGCCCGATTGCGCAGCGTCAGCGGACCGTCGGCCTCGCTGTCACCGCCGGCCGCCTCGAGCAGCGCGAGCACTTCGTCGAGGGTGAGGCTCTTGGGCAGCCGTCGGCTCGGCGTGGGGGGTTTGACCCCGCGGGCGACGTCGAGTGCGGTCATGCCCTCTGCGGTGGCGAACCGATGCAGCCCGCGGACGGCGACGACCGCCCTGGCGGCCGAAACCGCCGACAGCGCAGCCACTCCGGAATCCGGATCACCCTTGCGCAGCGCGATCAGGAAATCGCTGACGTCCGACTCGGCCACCTTCGCCAGGTCGTCGATGCCGCGCTGCGTGAGGTGTTCGGCATACCGGCGCAGATCGCGCCGGTATGAGCTCAAGGTGTTGGCCGCCACGCCCCGCTCGATCGTCAGGTGATCGAGGTAGCCCTGGAGTTGGTCGTCGAGAGCCGATCGGAGGGGGGCGGGAACCGTCATAGCAGGCCTTTTCGCCGCCTGAATGCTGTCGGGCGGTCCACCCACTCGGCGTCGACGGGCCGTAGCGCCTCGCCATCGGGCAATGCGTGCGCGGCCAGAATGCCCGCCACCGCAATCGAATTCACGATGTCGCCGGAGAACACCCGCCGCACCGCCTCCTCCAGCGGCACCCGTTCGACCACCAGGTCGGCTTCCTCGTGCTCGCCGTCGGGGCGGCCCACGTCGGTCAGCCCGGTGGCGAGGTAGATCCGCACGCTCTCGTCGGAGAATCCGGGGGTGGAATCCAGATCCACCAGCACCCGCCAGTGTGCGGCCGCCAGTCCGGCTTCCTCGGTGAGTTCGCGCGCGGCCGTCACTTCCGGTGGTTCCCCGCCGAGGTCGAGCAGGCCGGCCGGCAGCTCCCAGAGCCGACGGCCCAGCGGGTGGCGGTATTGGTACACCAGAACCACGTTGCGGTCGTCGTCGAGGGCCACCACGGCCACGGCACCGTAGTGCTCGACGACTTCACGCCGGGCCGAACCGCCGCCGGGCATGCTGACCTCATCCGCGCGCAGCGCGAAAATATTTCCGACGTAGAGGGTTTCGCTGGCCAGGGTCGCGAAGTCGTGTTCAGCCACGGACGTCGGACTTCTCCAGATGCTCGTCGACCGGACTTTCGCCGGCATCCACCTCCCCGGCCTCCTCGTCGAACTGTTCGGGAAGGTCCATGCCGGGCAACCGCTCCTCGGCCTTGTAGGCCAACCCCGCACCGATGAACGCCGCGAACAACGGATGCGGCCGGGTCGGCCGGCTCTTGAGCTCGGGGTGGGCCTGGGTTCCGACCAGGAACGGATGGAGCTTCGAGTCGTACTCCACGAACTCGACCAGATGTCCGTCCGGAGAGGTGCCGGAAAACCGCAGCCCGCTCTCGGCGATCCGGTCGCGGTAGGCGTTGTTGACCTCGTAGCGGTGCCGGTGCCGCTCGGACACCTCGGTGGCCTGGTAGGCCTCGGCCACAATCGATCCGGCCTGGAGCACGGCGGGGTAGGCGCCCAGTCGCATGGTGCCGCCCAGGTCGGCCTCGCCGGCCACCGCGTCTTCCTGATCGGCCATCGTGGAGATCACCGGATCCGGGGTCTTCGGATCGAACTCGGCGGAGTTGGCGCCGGCGATTCCCACCGACCGGGCCGCCTCGATCACGATGCACTGCAGTCCCAGGCACAGGCCCAGGACCGGCAGGCCGCGCTTGCGGGCGAAGGAGATCGCCCCGAGCTTGCCCTCGATGCCGCGGATGCCGAACCCGCCGGGGATGAGCACCCCGTCGACATCGGAGAGTGCGGCCGCCGCACCGGCGTCGGTCTCGCAGTCATCGGAGGCCACCCACCGGATCTCCACCTTGGCGCGGTGCTTGAAACCGCCTGCGCGCAGGGCTTCGGCGACCGACAGGTAGGCATCGGAGAGGTCGATGTACTTGCCCACCAAGGCGATTCGGACGGTTTCCTGCGGCTCGTGCACCCGGCGCAGCAGGTCGTCCCACTCCGACCAGTCGACGTCACGGAACGGAAGGTTGAGCCGGCGCACCACGTACGCGTCGAGTTCCTCGCGGTGCAGCACCTTGGGAATGTCGTAGATGGACGGCGCATCGGGAGTGGAGATCACACCGTCGACGTCGACGTCGCACATCAGCGCGATCTTGTTCTTGAGGGGTTCGGGCACATCGCGGTCACACCGCAGGATCAGCGCGTCGGGGGTGATACCGATGCTGCGCAGCGCTGCCACCGAGTGCTGCGTCGGCTTCGTCTTGAGCTCGCCGGAGGGAGCCAGGTACGGCACCAGCGACACGTGCAGGAAGAAGCAGTTCTCCCGGCCGACCTCGTGGCGCACCTGACGGGCGGCCTCCAGGAATGGCAGCGATTCGATATCGCCGACGGTGCCGCCGATTTCGGTGATCACGACATCGGGGCGGTGGCCGGCCGCGTCGGGTTCGGCCATCGCCAGGATGCGGCTCTTGATCTCGTCGGTGATGTGCGGGATCACCTGGACGGTGTCGCCCAGGTACTCTCCGCGACGTTCCTTGGCGATGACCGACGAGTAGACCTGACCAGTGGTCACGTTGGCCGACTGCGACAGGTCGCGATCCAGGAACCGTTCGTAGTGACCGACGTCGAGGTCGGTTTCGGCGCCGTCCTCGGTGACGAACACCTCGCCGTGCTGGAACGGGTTCATGGTGCCCGGATCGACGTTCAGGTAGGGGTCGAGTTTCTGCATCGTCACCTGCAGCCCCCGCGCGGTCAGCAACTGACCGAGGCTCGAGGCCGTCAGCCCCTTGCCCAGCGAAGAAACCACACCACCGGTGACGAAGAGGTGTTTGGTGGCGGTTTGCGGGTGCTTGCGTAAGGCGGGCAAAAGCATCCTCCGTGACGACGGGCAGGGAATCAATAAACCAGCTGTGGCCTGCCGACCCACGGAAGTTCACCTTAACACCGACGCCGACAAGCCGTGGCTGGCGCGCCGCGCACGCGAGGAGCAATAGCCGTCCGGCACCCGCTATTGCGGGACGGTCACCGACGTCGCGCCCTGGCCCGTGCCGTACTTGCCCGGCTTCGCCCCACCGGCAAGATCTGCCAACGCGAGGACCGCGGTGATCTGACCGGCGCTGGAATCGACGTCGTCCACGGTGCTGACCGCGGCCGCCAAACCCGCGTCTGACCTGGTCACAGCCACCGGGCCGGTGCCAGACGCCGAGCCGGAGCGGCCCGCCAGTACGGTCCCGGTGCCGTGCGGCGCCAGCCCGGCGGCAAATCGCGCGGCGGTCACGCCGCGGTTCCCGCCGTCCTCGCCGAGCGCGCCGCCGGTCACGATCAGCGCGGTGTTGGCCGCCCCGATGTGCTCATCGTCATAGGTCAGGAACCCGGTGTCACGCAGAGCCGCCAGCACCGTCGCGCGCTGGGTGTCGTCCACCGGCGCCGCGGCCGGGTTGCGGTCGATCAGCAGGGTGATGCCCAACAGATCGCCGGCCTGGGATCCCTGGTCGACGGCCACGGTGCTGAGCTGCTTGCCGGCCGGCACGATCGGCGAGTTGACCACCGACAGCAACTTGTCCGCCGAATTGGCTTCGACGAACTCACTGGTGAGCGAGATCGTCCCGGTCACCCGCCCGCCTGCCTGGCCGATGAAGCGTGACACGGCCTCGACGTCACCATCGGCGGCGTCGGGGGTGCGGAACAGCACCACCGACTTGTCCTTCAAGGTGTCGCGGACCATCCGAGGCGCCATCTGCGCATCGAATTCACTTGCGGCGTTGAGCTTTTCGTTCAGCGCATTCTTGCCGTCGGTCAGGTTGTCGATCTGGTCCTGCAGTTCCACCTTGTCGTCACGAAGGCCTGACAGCACGGTGTTGGACAGCAGGCCCGAACCCAGTGCCACCCCGATGGCCAGCGCCAGGAACACCGACGCCAGCGAAATCGCGTGTGCGCGAAGCGTGATCACAACTCACCTGCCATTCAGCTGACCAGACCCTGCACCCACAGCGTGAAGCGGTTCCAATAGTCGACGACCCAGTCGATCACCGCGCCGTCGGCGCGCGACACCCACAGCGCGACGACCACGGCCACCAGCATGGCCAGCACCAACAGTGCGATCGCCCCACCGGACACCCGGCTGCGGTACAGAGTCGCCACGGCCTTGGCGTCGACGAGCTTCTCCCCCACCTTCAACCGGGTCAGGAACGTCGACGGGTTGCTGCGCTGGCGCGAGCGGTCGAAGAACTCCTCGATCGAGGCGGTGTGGCCGGCCGTGACGATCAGTGACGCGCCGTGGTGATCGCACAGCAGCAGCGCCAGATCCGCTGCCGACCCGGCAGCCGGGAAGGTCATCGCCCCGACTCCGAGGTCCTGGATGCGCTCGAGGCCGGCGGCGTGCCCGTCGGCGTCGGCCGGTAGCACGACCTGGGCGCCGCAGCGCAGCACCTCGACGCTCATCTTGTCCGGGTCGCCGACGATCAGCGCGGGCCGGTATCCGGCCTTGCGCAGCACGTCCGCACCGGCGCCGACGCCGACCAGCACGGGCTGGTACTCCTTGATGAACGGTTTGAGGGCCCGCAGATCCTCGGCGGCGTCGGGTTCCTCGGCCACGATCACGACGTGCCTGCGGTGCAGGTCCACGTCGATGTTCGGGATTCCGATGCCGTCGATGAGCAGCGGGCTCTCGCTCCGGATGAATTCGATGGTGTTCCCCGCGAAGGCCTCGAGGTGTGCCACCAGACCGCTCTTGGCGTCGTGCATCAACTCGTGGATCTCTTGGTCGTTGCGCTCGGTCCCGAACGCGATGCGCCGGTCTCCCGAGTAGACGCCGCCGTTGTTCAGGCGGACCCGGGCACCGTCCTTGATCTTCTTGAAGACGTCCGGCCCGGCCTCGTCGATCAGCACCACACCGTTGGCGACGAGCACCTCCGGCCCCAGGTTCGGGTAGCGGCCCGAGATGGACGGGGAGGCGTTGACGACACCGGCAATCTGGGCCTCGACCAGCGCGTCCGCGGTGATCCGGTCCAGATCCTGGGCGTCGAGGACGACGATGTCACCGGGGCCGACGCGACGCAGCAGCCGGTCGATATCGCGGTCCACTCGTGCAGTGCCGGTCACTCCCGGACGCGAAGAGGCATTGCGGGTGAGCAGCGTCGACATCTTCATGCGCCGATTCTGTCGGGATTCGCCCGACAGTCGGCGGAGGCGCGCCGTAACACCAGCCTCACAAGTCAGCTTTAGTCACATCAGTAACAGCAGAACGGTCTCAATCCCGCGTCGCCGCGTAGTGCCGTGCGGCCTTGGCGCGGTTGCCACAGGTCGCCATCGAATGCCAGCGCCGAGCCCCGTTCTTCGAGGTGTCGTGGAACCACAGAATGCAGTGCGGATGGGCACATTGCTTGATCCGGTCGGGCGCCTCGGCCAGCAACCTCAACAGATCCGCCGCCGCCAACCAGCCGGCGAGCCATTGCGGCTGCGCCACCTCGACGGCCTCGGTAGGCCCGGTCGCCGTGAGCAGGCGCCGGATCCTGCCGTGTTCCAGCACTTCGTTCACCCCGTCGACGGACCCGGCCTGCAGGGCTTGGAGGATGGCTTCACGGGTCTCGATCAGCGCCTTCCGCGACTCCTCGTCAGCCTCACAGCGATCCTCCAGCCCATTGGCCAGCAACCAGGTACGCAGCCCTACGACGTCCGCGAGAAGGTCCTGCGGGCCATCTGCCGACATCCACCGGGTGTTCAGCAGATCCAGCGCAAGGGGTTCGCCGACGTGCGGGCGCGGATCACGCATACCTGAGGGTAACCACGGGCCGGCGACGACAAGAGTCACCCGCCGGACTAACTATCGAAATCCAGTTAGGTGGTTGACGGCTGCGCCCCTACCGTTCTAACCTGCTTAAGCAATTACATTGGTTAGCCATTCAGGAGGACTGCATGCCCGCGACCACCCCGCCCCAGCTCGCCCCCGGACACGTCGGCATCAACGTCACCGACCTCGACCGCTCCGTCGCCTTCTACCGGAACGCGCTCGGATTCGAACCGCTGTCCGTCAACGGTGAAGGCGAGCACCGGTATGCCTTCCTCGGCACCGGCGGGACGTTGCGACTGACTCTCTGGCAGCAGAGCCGTGGTCGGTTCTCCACCGAAACCCCAGGTCTGCACCATCTTTCGTTCGAGGCGGCCAGCATCGACGAGGTGCGGACGGTCGAGGCGGCGCTGCGGGCACTGGGCACGGAGTTCGCGCACGACGGCGTCGTCGCACACGGGGAGGGAGCCGCCTCCGGCGGCATCTTCTTCAGCGACCCCGACGGAACCAGGCTGGAGGTGTACGCACCGAATGGGGCGCAGACCGCTCCCGCACCAAACGGATCCGCCCCCACCTGCGGATTCTTCTGAGCCGATCAGGGTGAACATGTATCACTCGGGTGAGTTGGCGGTACAGCGACGCATGGGGCAGGAGGCCATCGCGAATCGCGTGGGTCGCATGATCCGCACCGAGGTCCCCGCGGCCGCCGCTGCGTTCCTCGCCGAACAGCCGATGATCGTGATCGCCGCGGCCGACGACGGCGGCCGGGTGTGGGCCGGGTTGATCACCGGACCACCCGGCTTCGTCCACGCCGATGATCCGGCCACGATCATGATCGAGGCGTTGCCGGCACCGGGCGATCCGCTCCGCGACGTGCTGCACAGCGGACAGCAGATCGGAATGATCGCCATCGAGCCGCAGACCCGGCGCCGGATGCGGGTCAACGGCTCCGCCGAACCGGCCGGAGCCGGCCTGCGGATCGCTCCCGATCAGGTGTATTCGAACTGCCCGAAGTACATTTCGCGCCGGGGCATCACCGAGGTGAGGTCCGCGACGGAGCCGTCCGATGTTCACCGTGGCGAGTCACTGACCGATCGACACCAAGAACTCATCTCGAGTGCCGACGCCTTCTTCATCGGATCGGCGGACGCGACAGGCAATGCCGACGCATCCCACCGCGGCGGTAATCCCGGGTTCCTGCAGGTGCTCTCGCCACGACAACTGCGTTGGCCGGACTACCGCGGAAACTCGATGTTCATGACCCTGGGCAACATCGACGCCAATCCGCGGTGCGGCCTTTTGGTGATCGACTGGTCTTCGGGAGCTACGCTCCAGCTCACCGGGACCGCCGAAATCAACTGGGATGAAGCCGATTCCAGTGCCGGCGCACAGTGCGCGGTGGATTTCACGGTCGAAGCGGTGGTGGAGCTGACGCATGTCAGCCCGCTGCGTTGGAGCTCCGCCGAGCTGTCACCGGCCAACCCGGGCCCGGCCGTCGGTCAGGGCTAGGGGGCGCTGCGCTCCTGCTGCGCAGCCTCGAGCAGCTCTCTGGCGTGGGCCCGTCCGCTGTCGGACTCCCCCAGACCGGCCAGCATCCGGGCCAACTCGGCGACCCGATCGTCGTCCTCGATCCGTTTCACGCCGCTCGATTTGGCGCGACCGTCGCCGCTGTCGACCACGAGATGTGCGTCGGCATACGCCGCGACCTGAGGCAGGTGGGTCACCACGATCACCTGGTGAGTGCGCGCCAACCGGGCCAAGCGCCGGCCGATCTGCACCGCTGCCCGGCCACCGACCCCGGCGTCGACCTCGTCGAACACCATCGTGGTGCCCGCCGTCGAGGCCGACAGCACCACTTCGAGGGCCAGCATGACGCGCGAAAGCTCACCGCCGGAGGCACTCTTCGCCAGCGGCAACACATCCGCGCCGCGATGCGCGGTGAACCCGAATTCGACCGCGTCGACACCGTCGTGGCCGGCGTGCAGAACCTCACCGTCGGGCATCGTCAGCGGCGCAGAATCGTCGGCGCGGGCCGGCATCGGGGCGACGCCGATGGTGAACATCGCATTGGCCATCGCCAGGCCGGCGAGCTCCGCGGTCACCGCCTTGGCCAGCCCCTTGGCCGCCTTCGTGCGGGACTTGGTGAGCTCGCCCGCAGCGGTGACCACCTGGGCTTCCAACTCGGCGACCTTGCGGTCCAGGGCTGCCAGGCTCTCTTCGGAAACATCGAGCTGCGCCAACCGCTCCGCGGCGTCACGCGACCATTCCAGCACCCCGTCGACATCGGCGGCGTACTTGCGGGTGAGCGTACGGAGCTCCGCCTGTCGCGCCAGCTTGGTCTCCAGAGTGCTGGCATCGCTGGGCAATTCGGACAGGTAGTGCCCGAGCTCGCCGGATACGTCGCCGATCACGGCCATCGCCTCGGCCAATCGGGCGCCCAACGCCTGCAACGCCGCGTCATCGGTGGACTGCAGCGCCGCCTGCGCCTGACCGACACCGTCGGCGGCCGATACCGAATCCGGGGAGGGTTCGTCGAGCTCACCGGACAGGGCCAGCCGGGCGGTCTGTGCGGCCTCGCGCAGCGCGTCCAGTTCCGAGAGCCTCCGGATATCGGCGATGATCGCCTCATCCTCACCGGGTTGCGGTGCGACCGCATCGATCTCGTGGATCCCGAAGCTGAGCCGGTCGGCTTCCTGCGCCAGTTCCCTGGCGCGCCGGCGCCGGTCGGCCAGGTCGCGACGCGCCGTCAGCCACTCGTCGCGGGCGCGCCGGTAGCGCGTCAACGGCTTGTCCACCTCGGCGAACCGGTCCAGCGCCGCCCGCTGCTCGTCGGGTCGCATCAACCGCAACTGGTCGTTCTGACCGTGCAACGTCAGAACCTGGGCGGTGAAGCTGCTCAAGGATTTCGCGGGAACACTGCGCCCTCCCAGATATGCCCGCGACGGCCCGGCCCGGCTGACCGAGCGGGCCGCGATCACGCTGCCGTCGTCGTCGCGTTCAGCGCCGGAGGATTCCAGGATCTCCTCGACCCGGCCGGACACGTCCTCGCCGAGTTCGATTGTGCTGAACCGGCCTTCCACCACGGCGCGGTCCGAGCCCGACCTCACCCGGTTGGCATCCGCACGGGCACCACCGAGCAGGTGCAGGCTGGTCACCACCATGGTCTTACCGGTTCCGGTTTCACCGGTCAGCACGGTCAGCCCACGGTCGAACTCCGCGGTGGCGGCACTGATCGCGCCCAACGACTCGATTCGAATCTCCGACAGCACAGGTATCTACTGTCCCCGCCATCCGGTGACCGGCAACCGGAACTTACGCACCAACCGATCGGTGAACGGCGCCGAGTCCAACCGGACCCATTTCAGCGGGGTACCGCAGCGGGTCACCTCCAACCGGCCGCCGGCAGGCACCACCATCTCGCGTCGCCCGTCACAGAACACCAGGGCGTCATTGCCGCTCGCCTCGATCTCGATGGCGATGCTGGCCAACGGGCTGGTCACCATCGGCCGGGCGAACAGTGCGTGAGCATTGTTGGGCACCACCAGAATCGCTTCCAGGTCCGGCCACAGCACCGGGCCACCGGCCGAGAACGCGTAGGCGGTGGAGCCCGTCGGCGTCGACACCAGCACCCCGTCGCAGCCGAACGACGAGACCGGGCGGCCGTCGACCTCCAGCACCACACCGAGCACCCCGAGCCGGGGCCCCTTCTCCAGGCTGGCCTCGTTGAGTGCCCAACCGCGGTTCACCACGTCAGTCCCGACGCGCACCACGACGTCGAGCGTCATCCGTTCCTCGATGCGGTAATCGCGCTCGATGACGCGCTCGAGGACGTGATCGATGGCCTCGGCCTCGGCTTCGGCCAGGAAGCCGATCCGGCCCAGATTGACTCCGAGCACCGGGATCTCGACGTTGCGCGCGAGCTCGGCGGCCCGCAGGAACGTGCCGTCCCCGCCGAGGACGAGCACCAGTTCGCACCCTTCGGCGGCCCGCTCGTCGGCGTCCACCACCTCGATGTCCACCCCGAGGGCACGCATGTCATCGGGCGCCAGATGCAGCGGGCCGCGATCCACGGCCTCGGCCGAGAGCACCTTCAGGCCAATGCCGTTGTCGCCGAGCACCTTTTCCACTCGCCGGGCAACCTCGGTCGCCTCGTCCCGGCCGGTGTGCACCACCAGCAGGATCGTGCGTTCTTGGGTCATTGCGGCCCCTCCTCGACCGCCTGCCTTACCGCCTGCTCGAGCGACTCGCCATCCAGCTGACGGTCGCTCTGAGCACGCAGGTGCAGGAAGTACTCGACATTGCCCGATGGTCCGGGCAGCGGGCTGGCCGTCACATCGACAGCATGCCACTGCAACGCGGCCGCCTTGCGCGCGACCGTGCACACCGCGTCGATGCGCAACTCGGGGTCGGACACCACACCGCCCGCGCCGACACGATCCTTGCCGACCTCGAACTGCGGTTTCACCATCGGAACGATATCGGCGTCGACCGTCGCGCAGGCAGTGAGCGCGGGAAGAACGGTCGCCAGCGAGATGAAGGACAGGTCGGCCACGATCAACTGCACCGGTCCGCCGATCGCCTCGGGGGTCAACTCCCGCACATTCGTTCGTTCCAGCACCTGCACCCGTTCGTCCGAGCGCAGTGACCAGGCCAGCTGACCGTAGCCGACGTCGGCCGCCACCACCTGCGCAGCGCCCCGGTCGAGAAGCACCTCCGTGAAGCCGCCGGTGGATGCCCCCGCGTCGAGACAGCGTCGCCCCTCGACGACGACGTCGAACGCGTCCAACGCACCGATCAGCTTGTGCGCACCCCGCGATACCCAGGAGCGCTCTTCGGAGGCGATCACCGTGATGTTGGTGTCGGCCGCGACCGCGGTGGCCGGTTTGGCGGCGGGCATGCCGTCGATCCGCACCCGCCCGGCCTCGATCAGTTCTGCTGCCTGCTGTCGTGACCGGGCCAGCCCCCGCCGCACCAGCTCGGCATCAACGCGAGCGCGCCGCGCCACCGGCGCTCACCTTCCGGTCGCCTGCGGTCCGCCCGGTTGCCCCCTGTCGACGGATTCGAGGGCGTGCACGAGCAGATCGTGAGCCTGCTCCAGCCGCGCTGCCACCACATCGATGTCCGTGCCCTCGAGTGCGGACGGGTCCACGGCGGGATCCGGCACTTCTGCCAGCACTGCGGCGACCTGCGCCCGCAGTTGGTCAGGATCGGTAGTCATAGCGATACTCACGCTAGTCGATGGGTGCCGACAGCAACGACCATCGCTGCAACGCCCGGCGCGCTGTGTCGTCTCCGGCCGAGACCGCGAAGCCGGGATCCAGGCCCGCGCTCCACACCGCATCCGCCGTCGCCCGAACCACCGACAGGTCGTCCTGCGGATCCGCACCCGTGGCGTGGACCGTCACGATGGTCGAACCCAGCTCGACACGCCAGGCCGGGTGCGGCCCGATGCACAACATGTCGGCGTCCGCGTGCAGTCCCCGCAGGTCCTCCGCGAGGTATCCGGGCCGTTCTGCGGGCACCGCCCGCACGGCTTCGTCGGCCGTGCTGACGCCGGTCAGCACCATCAGGCTCGGCAGCCCGGCCGCGACCGCACCGGCGATGTCGGTGTCGAGCCGGTCCCCGACCACAAGGGGGGCAGAGAATGTCCCCCGGCTCAGGGCATCGTTCATCAGCGTCGGTTGAGGCTTGCCGGCAACCAGCGGATCCTGCCCGGTCGCCGCCCGCAACGCGGCCACCATCGACCCGTTGCCCGGCAGCAGACCGCGTTCCGACGGCAGGGTCAGATCTACGTTCGCGGCCACCCACAGCGCACCGGCCCGGATCGCCAATGCGGCCTCGGCGAGGTCAGGCCACGAGGTGCTCGTCGAGTGGCCTTGCACCACCGCGATCGGCCCCTCGTCGAACGCGCGCACCGGCCGCAGCCCGACGTTGCGCACCTCCGCGGCCAGGGCCTCGGTTCCCACGACGAGAATGGCAGAATCCCCCACCACGTGTGCGGCCAGCAGATGCGCCGCACTCTGCGCGCTCGTCACCACGTCGTCGGAGTCGGCGGCGAAGCCCAGTGCGCGGAGGTGCTCGGCGACCTCCTCCGGTGCACGTGAGGCATTGTTGGTGACATAGAGCGCCCGGGAGGCGACTCCGGCCAGGCTCTCGATGGCGCCGGCCGTTGGCTCGTGACCGCGGAACACCGTGCCGTCGAGATCGAGCAGCAGGCAATCATGCTGCCGCGCAAGCGTGGTCACGTCAGGACAGCTCCGTGATCCGGTCTTCCGCGTCGGTGATCCCCTCGATGTCAGCCGCCGCGGCGTGCATGAACCACTGCAGCGCTTCATCACCACGTCCGAGCGCCAGCAGGGTGTCGGCATAGACATAGAACAGGCGGGCCGAGGTCGGCCCCACGTTGGTCGGGTCGAGCGGCGGCGTGGCGAGGATGGCCAACGCCTGCTCGAGCTGGCCCAGGTCCGACCGGGCACCGGCCGTG
The genomic region above belongs to Mycolicibacterium sp. HK-90 and contains:
- a CDS encoding HAD-IIA family hydrolase; protein product: MTTLARQHDCLLLDLDGTVFRGHEPTAGAIESLAGVASRALYVTNNASRAPEEVAEHLRALGFAADSDDVVTSAQSAAHLLAAHVVGDSAILVVGTEALAAEVRNVGLRPVRAFDEGPIAVVQGHSTSTSWPDLAEAALAIRAGALWVAANVDLTLPSERGLLPGNGSMVAALRAATGQDPLVAGKPQPTLMNDALSRGTFSAPLVVGDRLDTDIAGAVAAGLPSLMVLTGVSTADEAVRAVPAERPGYLAEDLRGLHADADMLCIGPHPAWRVELGSTIVTVHATGADPQDDLSVVRATADAVWSAGLDPGFAVSAGDDTARRALQRWSLLSAPID
- the recN gene encoding DNA repair protein RecN, whose amino-acid sequence is MLSEIRIESLGAISAATAEFDRGLTVLTGETGTGKTMVVTSLHLLGGARADANRVRSGSDRAVVEGRFSTIELGEDVSGRVEEILESSGAERDDDGSVIAARSVSRAGPSRAYLGGRSVPAKSLSSFTAQVLTLHGQNDQLRLMRPDEQRAALDRFAEVDKPLTRYRRARDEWLTARRDLADRRRRARELAQEADRLSFGIHEIDAVAPQPGEDEAIIADIRRLSELDALREAAQTARLALSGELDEPSPDSVSAADGVGQAQAALQSTDDAALQALGARLAEAMAVIGDVSGELGHYLSELPSDASTLETKLARQAELRTLTRKYAADVDGVLEWSRDAAERLAQLDVSEESLAALDRKVAELEAQVVTAAGELTKSRTKAAKGLAKAVTAELAGLAMANAMFTIGVAPMPARADDSAPLTMPDGEVLHAGHDGVDAVEFGFTAHRGADVLPLAKSASGGELSRVMLALEVVLSASTAGTTMVFDEVDAGVGGRAAVQIGRRLARLARTHQVIVVTHLPQVAAYADAHLVVDSGDGRAKSSGVKRIEDDDRVAELARMLAGLGESDSGRAHARELLEAAQQERSAP
- a CDS encoding TlyA family RNA methyltransferase; the encoded protein is MARRARVDAELVRRGLARSRQQAAELIEAGRVRIDGMPAAKPATAVAADTNITVIASEERSWVSRGAHKLIGALDAFDVVVEGRRCLDAGASTGGFTEVLLDRGAAQVVAADVGYGQLAWSLRSDERVQVLERTNVRELTPEAIGGPVQLIVADLSFISLATVLPALTACATVDADIVPMVKPQFEVGKDRVGAGGVVSDPELRIDAVCTVARKAAALQWHAVDVTASPLPGPSGNVEYFLHLRAQSDRQLDGESLEQAVRQAVEEGPQ
- a CDS encoding NAD kinase, whose amino-acid sequence is MTQERTILLVVHTGRDEATEVARRVEKVLGDNGIGLKVLSAEAVDRGPLHLAPDDMRALGVDIEVVDADERAAEGCELVLVLGGDGTFLRAAELARNVEIPVLGVNLGRIGFLAEAEAEAIDHVLERVIERDYRIEERMTLDVVVRVGTDVVNRGWALNEASLEKGPRLGVLGVVLEVDGRPVSSFGCDGVLVSTPTGSTAYAFSAGGPVLWPDLEAILVVPNNAHALFARPMVTSPLASIAIEIEASGNDALVFCDGRREMVVPAGGRLEVTRCGTPLKWVRLDSAPFTDRLVRKFRLPVTGWRGQ